From one Lycium ferocissimum isolate CSIRO_LF1 chromosome 7, AGI_CSIRO_Lferr_CH_V1, whole genome shotgun sequence genomic stretch:
- the LOC132063866 gene encoding sphingoid long-chain bases kinase 2, mitochondrial isoform X1: protein MIIYQGVVVGVAMGRNPSLIRAEQQPPMPSDLTTILRSGTASLRRRDLVFVVNPRGANGTTGQQWKKLLPYVRSRLGNDCNICESLTSGPSHAIDITREAIREGADAVIAVGGDGTLHEVVNGFFCSGKPVCNHDMDSSHSTALGIIPLGTGSDFARTLGWKNDPHDAIERIAKGLKSKIDAGCIAGEIGEPHYFINVADIHLSAKAGYYASRYKKFGNLCYVIGALQAFFRHHNQDLRIKVDEGEWEVCSQVTALCIGNAKYFGGGMKITPNANPSSGDYEVVILQDFKWYDFVLKGHKLYKGTHLSVKNVSSRRARSIEIEEIGSSGSIYVQSDGEFLGFLPRKFSILPGVIELIC from the exons ATGATTATATATCAAGGTGTAGTAGTAGGAGTTGCAATGGGGAGAAATCCATCATTAATCAGAGCAGAACAACAGCCTCCTATGCCATCAGATCTCACCACTATACTCCGCAGCGGCACCGCCTCCCTTCGCCGCCGTGACCTTGTCTTCGTCGTCAATCCCCGAG GAGCTAATGGAACTACGGGTCAGCAATGGAAGAAGCTACTTCCTTATGTTAGGTCTCGCTTGGGTAATGACTGTAAC ATATGCGAATCTTTAACTTCAGGTCCTTCTCATGCCATTGACATAACAAGAGAG GCTATCCGTGAAGGAGCTGATGCTGTAATTGCAGTTGGTGGGGATGGAACTCTTCATGAG GTTGTTAATGGCTTCTTCTGCAGTGGAAAACCTGTTTGTAATCATGATATGGACTCCAGCCATTCAACTGCTCTTGGC ATAATCCCCTTAGGTACCGGATCTGACTTTGCCAGGACGCTTGGCTG GAAAAATGATCCTCATGACGCCATAGAACGCATTGCTAAAG GGCTGAAATCCAAAATTGATGCTGGATGCATAGCTGGAGAAATTGGAGAACCCCATTATTTCATCAATGTTGCTGATATTCATCT AAGTGCAAAAGCAGGTTATTATGCATCAAGGTACAAGAAATTTGGAAACTTATGTTATGTTATTGGTGCTTTGCAAGCTTTCTTTCGGCACCATAACCAAGATCTAAGGATCAAG GTTGATGAGGGTGAATGGGAAGTATGTTCCCAAGTAACTGCTCTTTGCATTGGGAATGCAAAATATTTTGGTGGCGGAATGAAGATTACACCAAATGCCAATCCCTCAAGCGGGGATTATGAG GTCGTCATTCTGCAGGACTTCAAGTGGTATGATTTCGTTCTCAAAGGGCATAAGCTGTACAAAGGGACACACTTATCAGTGAAAAATGTATCTTCACGAAG GGCGCGTTCAATTGAAATTGAAGAGATTGGCAGCAGTGGCTCCATATATGTGCAGTCTGATGGAGAATTCTTAGGATTCCTACCTAGGAAGTTTTCCATACTACCTGGTGTTATTGAATTGATTTGTTAA
- the LOC132063866 gene encoding sphingoid long-chain bases kinase 2, mitochondrial isoform X2 codes for MGLLQYRGPYKQTISFLMKCPSHAIDITREAIREGADAVIAVGGDGTLHEVVNGFFCSGKPVCNHDMDSSHSTALGIIPLGTGSDFARTLGWKNDPHDAIERIAKGLKSKIDAGCIAGEIGEPHYFINVADIHLSAKAGYYASRYKKFGNLCYVIGALQAFFRHHNQDLRIKVDEGEWEVCSQVTALCIGNAKYFGGGMKITPNANPSSGDYEVVILQDFKWYDFVLKGHKLYKGTHLSVKNVSSRRARSIEIEEIGSSGSIYVQSDGEFLGFLPRKFSILPGVIELIC; via the exons ATGGGCCTTCTCCAGTATAGAGGACCATATAAACAAACCATAAGTTTTCTGATGAAAT GTCCTTCTCATGCCATTGACATAACAAGAGAG GCTATCCGTGAAGGAGCTGATGCTGTAATTGCAGTTGGTGGGGATGGAACTCTTCATGAG GTTGTTAATGGCTTCTTCTGCAGTGGAAAACCTGTTTGTAATCATGATATGGACTCCAGCCATTCAACTGCTCTTGGC ATAATCCCCTTAGGTACCGGATCTGACTTTGCCAGGACGCTTGGCTG GAAAAATGATCCTCATGACGCCATAGAACGCATTGCTAAAG GGCTGAAATCCAAAATTGATGCTGGATGCATAGCTGGAGAAATTGGAGAACCCCATTATTTCATCAATGTTGCTGATATTCATCT AAGTGCAAAAGCAGGTTATTATGCATCAAGGTACAAGAAATTTGGAAACTTATGTTATGTTATTGGTGCTTTGCAAGCTTTCTTTCGGCACCATAACCAAGATCTAAGGATCAAG GTTGATGAGGGTGAATGGGAAGTATGTTCCCAAGTAACTGCTCTTTGCATTGGGAATGCAAAATATTTTGGTGGCGGAATGAAGATTACACCAAATGCCAATCCCTCAAGCGGGGATTATGAG GTCGTCATTCTGCAGGACTTCAAGTGGTATGATTTCGTTCTCAAAGGGCATAAGCTGTACAAAGGGACACACTTATCAGTGAAAAATGTATCTTCACGAAG GGCGCGTTCAATTGAAATTGAAGAGATTGGCAGCAGTGGCTCCATATATGTGCAGTCTGATGGAGAATTCTTAGGATTCCTACCTAGGAAGTTTTCCATACTACCTGGTGTTATTGAATTGATTTGTTAA
- the LOC132063868 gene encoding uncharacterized protein LOC132063868, protein MATFTSFASIRIPNLQPGNQHSIFGPNGSKKIHSKLLRCNVENSTSNSSNNTSTSTSSQDSESENLLLKMAWYSSEFLGIAASFFRSPKGTEASSEGNLELEADGCGLVDRALVVDTIKDDFQRSYFVTGNLTLNAYEENCEFADPAGSFKGLSRFKRNCTNFGYLVETSNMKLMKWEDFEEKAIGHWRFSCILSFPWKPILSATGYTEYYFDEKSGKVCRHIEHWNVPKMALLKQILRPGKGKKPSG, encoded by the exons ATGGCGACTTTTACTTCTTTTGCTTCCATTAGAATTCCCAATCTCCAACCCGGCAACCAACATTCAATTTTCGGGCCAAATGGTAGTAagaaaatacatagtaaattgtTACGATGCAATGTTGAAAACTCAACAAGTAACTCATCCAACAATACTAGTACTAGCACTAGCAGCCAAGATTCTGAGTCTGAAAATTTGCTGCTCAAAATGGCTTGGTATAGTTCTGAGTTCCTTGGTATTGCTGCATCATTTTTCCGTTCTCCGAAGGGTACTGAAGCTTCTTCAGAGGGGAATTTGGAACTAGAAGCTGATGGGTGTGGACTTGTTGATCGTGCCCTTGTGGTTGATACCATTAAAGATGACTTCCAAAGATCCTACTTTGTTACAG GAAACCTGACCCTTAATGCATATGAAGAGAACTGTGAATTTGCGGATCCAGCAGGTTCCTTCAAAGGGCTTAGTCGGTTTAAAAGGAACTGTACTAATTTTGGTTACCTTGTTGAAACATCAAATATGAAACTCATGAAGTGGGAGGACTTTGAG GAGAAGGCGATTGGTCATTGGCGTTTCAGTTGCATACTGTCATTTCCATGGAAGCCCATTCTTTCAG CAACCGGTTATACAGAATACTATTTCGATGAGAAATCTGGTAAAGTATGCAGGCATATAGAGCATTGGAATGTACCAAAAATGGCTCTTCTGAAGCAAATCCTAAGGCCTGGTAAGGGAAAAAAACCCAGCGGATGA